A genomic region of Arachis stenosperma cultivar V10309 chromosome 9, arast.V10309.gnm1.PFL2, whole genome shotgun sequence contains the following coding sequences:
- the LOC130951248 gene encoding steroid 5-alpha-reductase DET2-like, which translates to MVMSALLKFLFPPPPSLVVSALSVVNLVSLTSGGLSEMRGKHMNYSKFWNATTANSAKQIKLSSRAAMLMLYTPAFLAGVASFFIFPNEGLRSTLLQSALTLHFFKRDLEVLFVHKYSGYMYLDSAIPITLSYFISAATMTYSQHLTVTEGLPQPQIDLMYPGVAVFLIGIIGNLYHHYLLSKLRGVGEKEYKIPKGGLFGLVICPHYLFEITMFYGISMISQTVYSLCFTIGTTFYLVGRSYATRKWYLSKFEDFPKNVKAVIPFVF; encoded by the exons ATGGTAATGTCTGCGCTACTGAAGTTCCTCTTCCCACCGCCGCCGTCTCTGGTGGTTTCAGCCTTGTCCGTGGTGAACCTGGTGTCGCTGACGAGCGGAGGGTTGTCGGAGATGAGAGGGAAGCATATGAATTATTCCAAATTCTGGAATGCCACCACCGCCAACTCTGCTAAACAGATCAAGCTGTCAAGCAGAGCTGCGATGCTGATGCTCTACACTCCCGCCTTTCTTGCCGGTGTCGCTTCGTTCTTCATCTTCCCTAACGAGGGGCTCAGATCTACGCTCCTCCAATCTGCTCTCACCCTCCATTTCTTCAAGAGAGACTTAGAG GTATTGTTTGTCCACAAATATAGTGGCTACATGTATCTTGATTCTGCAATCCCCATCACTCTGAGTTATTTTATATCAGCTGCAACTATGACCTATAGTCAGCACCTAACGGTAACAGAGGGGCTTCCACAGCCACAAATTGATCTCATGTACCCTGGGGTTGCGGTGTTCCTCATTGGTATCATTggaaacctctaccaccattaTCTCCTTTCGAAACTGCGAGGGGTGGGCGAAAAGGAGTACAAGATTCCAAAGGGTGGCTTGTTTGGGCTTGTTATATGCCCTCATTACCTCTTTGAAATCACTATGTTCTACGGGATTTCAATGATTTCTCAGACTGTGTATTCATTGTGTTTTACCATAGGCACCACTTTCTATTTGGTTGGAAGGAGCTATGCAACGAGGAAATGGTATCTCTCTAAGTTTGAAGATTTCCCTAAAAATGTTAAGGCTGTTATCCCATTTGTCTTCTAA
- the LOC130950039 gene encoding protein MAIN-LIKE 1-like, with product MGDDPARLYRLDGVTHIAGVINEEPQRCIRSMRRQQGMRLDDRYVPYLQMAGLYHLARLNDRWFWLDEALVSAFVERWHPETHTFHMLFGECTITLQDVAYQLGLPVDGRYVSGCLSEFHIYIEGGRPAWVWFQELLGVITLPSQVQKYAVKCSWFQETFGECPEDADYDTVCRYARAYIMMLLGTQLFADKSGNRIHIRWLPYVARLEELGTYSWGSAALAWLYRCMCRVANRHVVKLAGLLQLLQSWIFWRFPRFRPAGYEELSWPLASRWSGYNPSGSEKGPRVQMWRLRIDRLQDREFIWMPYSSPDVLQVVHPEVLEPRHMALWRSVTALIYFAVIEWHQIDRVLPQFGGVQPPPHPVLNIDFLMSKDGRGGDQWFPSTLQKWHLLWDSR from the exons ATGGGGGACGATCCGGCACGGTTATATCGCTTGGACGGAGTCACTCATATAGCCGGGGTCATCAACGAGGAG CCCCAGCGATGCATTAGGAGCATGCGGCGGCAGCAGGGCATGCGACTTGATGACAGATACGTTCCGTACTTGCAGATGGCAGGTCTATACCATCTTGCAAGGCTGAACGACCGATGGTTCTGGCTAGACGAGGCCCTTGTCAGTGCATTCGTGGAGCGATGGCATCCCGAGACGCACACGTTCCATATGTTGTTCGGAGAGTGCACGATCACACTCCAGGACGTGGCATACCAGCTGGGTTTGCCAGTGGATGGCCGTTACGTGAGCGGGTGCTTGTCAGAGTTCCATATATACATCGAGGGTGGCCGTCCAGCCTGGGTCTGGTTCCAGGAGTTGCTCGGAGTTATAACTCTTCCCAGTCAGGTTCAGAAGTACGCAGTGAAATGCAGCTGGTTTCAGGAGACTTTCGGTGAGTGCCCTGAGGATGCAGATTATGACACTGTGTGCCGATATGCCCGTGCGTACATCATGATGTTGTTGGGCACGCAGCTGTTTGCGGACAAGTCAGGGAACCGGATTCACATCAGATGGCTTCCGTACGTAGCGAGGCTGGAGGAGCTGGGTACCTACAGCTGGGGTTCTGCCGCACTAGCTTGGTTGTACCGGTGCATGTGCCGAGTGGCGAACAGACATGTCGTCAAGTTAGCGGGCCTGCTTCAGCTACTTCAGTCTTGGATCTTTTGGCGCTTTCCTCGGTTTAGGCCTGCAGGATATGAGGAGTTGAGCTGGCCGTTGGCCTCGAG ATGGTCAGGTTACAACCCTTCCGGAAGCGAGAAGGGTCCTAGAGTGCAGATGTGGAGGCTCAGGATAGACCGGTTACAGGACAGGGAG TTTATATGGATGCCGTACAGTAGCCCCGACGTACTTCAGGTTGTGCATCCAGAGGTTTTGGAGCCTCGGCATATGGCGTTGTGGCGCTCTGTGACCGCGCTGATCTACTTTGCTGTCATAGAGTGGCATCAGATAGATCGTGTTCTTCCGCAGTTTGGAGGGGTACAGCCCCCTCCGCATCCCGTCCTGAACATTGACTTTCTGATGTCCAAGGACGGGAGAGGCGGCGATCAATGGTTCCCGTCTACTTTGCAGAAGTGGCATCTCCTTTGGGACTCTCGTTAG